The sequence AACAATTGTGCCACTACCAGGTTGGCCATATGGTCTTCAACCTGCCCCACCAGAAAAATGACTCGCTCTTTGAGCAGGCGGGAATAGATATCGTAAGAGCGCTCTCCCCGCGCAGTTTGTTCTACAACAATAGGCACCAGGGAGCTTTGAATTGTAGTGGATTGTCCACCCATAGGATTAAATTGAGACATCAGAGAATTCCGTGACAATTATGATTTGGATCGGTATGCGGGCCCATGGAAATAATGGCCGACAACAATTTTTGGTACTGCCGACGAACATTGAGTCAGCAAACAAACGAGGCGGTGACAGCAGGCATACCTGTTTTCTTAGCTAAAATTCATTATAAGGCGAGTTAACCCGGTTACAACGCCTTGATTCCACGGCGAAGCAAAAAAATCCCAAAAACGCCTACAAAACCGCCAGAATGAGCGTTTCACGCCCACCTGCCAGCATTAAATTTGGAGTGCGCAACCCAGCATTTCAACCCCAAGCAAAAAAAAACCCCTCCGAGGAGGGGTTTTTTCAGATCTTCAAAGATCAGGCGTCTTCTGCTTGCGCCTCTTGAGGCTTGATTACTTCGTCGTAGCTAACTGTCGCATCTGTAACAGTGGCTTTTTCCAGCAGCAATTCAACCACCTTCTCTTCCAGCGCTGCAGCCTCGACATTCGCCAACAGCTGCTCATTACTGTAATAGTAGTTGATCACTTCCTGAGGATCTTCGTAGGTCGACGCGGCCTCTTCGATCAAGGAGCGAACAATATCTTTGTCTGCCTTCACTTCATATTTTTTTACAACTTCGGACACAATCAGCGCCAGTGCTGTACGTCGCTCAGCCTGAGCTTTGAACATGTCGTCCGGCAACAGCGCCTCAAGATCCAGGTTCTGCGCGCTCTGGCCGTATTGCTGAACCATCTGCTGACGCATTGCACCAATTTCGCTCTGCACCAACGCAGCGGGCAGATCGACCGAATTCGACTCGAGCAACGCATTCATGACCTGCTCTTTCACTTTAGCCTTGATGGCGCGCTGCTTCTCACGCTCCATATTTGACTTAACCTCTTCGCGGAACTTCTCTTCCCCGCCTTCGGTTACGCCAAATTTGGCATAGAACTCTTCATCAAGCTTAGGCAGTTTTTCGCCCAGCACTTCGTGAACGGTGATTTCAAATTCAGCATCTTTGCTGCGCAAATCTTCAACGTGATAGTCGTCAGGGAAAGTCACATTAATAGGCTGTGTTTCGCCAGCTTTCATGCCGGTGATGCCTTTTTCGAAGCCAGGAATCATGCTGCCAGAGCCAAGTTCCAGCTGATGCCCTTTTGCTTCACCGCCATCGAAGGCTTCGCCGTCGATTTTACCCAGGAAGTCGATCGTGACTTTGTCACCCTTTTTCGACTTGCGCTTAACGGGCTCCCAAGTCGACTGACCTTTTTGCAGGGTCTCAACCATTTTGTCGATATCTGCGTCAGTGATTTCCGCGTCGTAGCGGGTAATTTCGATGTTGTCGAGTTCTTTTAACTCAACTTCTGGGTAAACTTCGAAGGTCGCAATGTATTCGACATCCTTGCCCTCATCCATCTGCTTTGGCTCAATACTAGGCTGACCAGCAGGGCGCACAGACTCCTGACGCACCGCGTCGTAAAAGCTGCGCTGGATGGTATCGCCTAACACTTCCTGACGAACGCCTTCACCAAAACGCTGCTTGACAACTTTAAAAGGAACTTTGCCTTTGCGAAAACCATTGATTCTGACGGTTTTAGCGGCCTGCTTAAGACGCTTTTCTACTTCCTGATCGATTATCTCGGCGGGAATACCAACAGTTAATCGACGCTCCAAACCGGAAGTCGTTTCGATAGAAACTTGCATTTCGTTCCTCTTACAATTTGCAGATAGATTTCAAAATAGAGTGTGGTGCGGTCGGAGAGACTCGAACTCTCACACCTTGCGGCACTGGAACCTAAACCCAGCGCGTCTACCAATTCCGCCACGACCGCCTTGCTTCACAAGCTACAATTTTCTGACCTCACTTCCGTAAGCTATTGTTTTTAAAGGACAATTAAACGGTTTCTTGAGGTGGGTCAGTTTGAAGGGTGGCAATTGTGCCACAGTCCATTAAGGGGTTCAACAACAAAACTGTTTTGGACTGTGATGCGGGCCAAAATCGACCCGCAGATGGGCTATACGCGCTCCAGAACAGTCGTAATGCCCTGTCCCAGACCTATACACATGGTCGCAATACCAAGCGATTTGTCTTCCTCCTGCATCACAGACAGGAGTGTTCCGGTAATTCGCGTACCCGAGCAACCAAATGGGTGCCCCAGCGCGATAGCGCCTCCGTATAGATTGACCTTATCGTCCATGGCCTCCAACAGGTCGAGATCCTTAAGCACTGGCAAAGACTGGGCAGCAAAAGCTTCGTTAAGCTCTATCGCATCAATATCGCCAATTGACAAGCCAAGCTGTTTCAACGCTTTCTGGGTAGAAGGCACCGGGCCATAACCCATAATTGACGGGTCCACGCCGGCCAATGTCATCGCGCGGATTTTGGCAATAGGCGCCATACCCAAAGCCTGCGCTTTTTCAGCCGACATGACCAGCATGCCGGATGCTCCATCGGTGATTTGCGAAGATGTGCCAGCAGTAACGGTGCCCCCTTTGGGGTTGAACACGGGTTTCAGGGTCGCGAGCACCTCAGCGGTGGTATCCGCTCGAATCGTCTCGTCATCGACCACAGTGTAGGGCGTGCCGTCTGCGTCATGCCCGCGCATGGGCACAATTTCACGCTTGAACTTTCCGGCAGCGGTAGCCGCCGCGGCCCGCTGGTGCGACCTCGCGCCGAACGCATCCATCTGCTCTCGCGAAATACCATGCAACAAGGCCAAAAACTCGGCCGTCATCCCCATAGACCCGGCGGCCTTGGCCACCGTGTGACCCATTGCCGGGTTGATATCGACACCGTCGTTCATATCGATATGCCCCATGTGCTCCACTCCGCCAACCACATAGGCATCGCCCAACCCCGCCATGATATTGGCGGCGGCAGTGTGCAGCGCGGACATGGATGAGCCGCACAAACGATTAACTGTCTGCCCGGGCACCGTGTGTGGCAGGCCGGCCAACAAGCCAACATTGCGACCCAGGTTGAAACCTTGCTCGCCCCGCTGCATAACACACCCCCAAAGAAGGTCGTCGATTTCGTTGGGGTCCAAGGCATCGTTTCGTGTGATTAGAGTCCTCACCAATTGAGCGCTCATGTCATCGGCACGCAAAAAGCGGAAGCAGCCATTTTTGGAGCGCCCCATGGGGCTGCGGGCATAATCGACAATTACTACATCTCTCGCTTGTAAATTCATCGCATTACACCTCGGCTTTTGGATAATAAGTTTGGCCAGTTTCCACGGTCTTTTGCAGCCCGGGTGTGAGTTGGTAAAGCGGGCCAAGCGCTTCGCAGGAAGACGCCATCTCTGCGATGGCGTTGGCACCAGTTTGATCTACCCAACGGAAGACCCCACCGCGGAACGGTGGAAACCCTAAACCATAGACCAGCGCCATATCTGCCTCAGCCACCGAGGCGACGATCCCCTCCTCGAGACATCGGGCCATTTCGGTCACCATGGGAATCATCATCCGCGCGATAATCTCTTCATCACTGAAATCCCTTAATGCCGCGCAATGGGGCTTGAGCAGTTCATAGCTTTCATCAGTAAGTACTTTCTGCGGCTTGCCCTTTTTATCTGGAGCATAGTTATAGAAGCCCTTTTCGTTTTTCTGCCCCAAGCGGCCCGCCTCAAACAGAATATCACTGGCCGCCTTGAAGGACTTGCCCATGCGGTCAGGAAAGCCTTCAGCCATCACCGACTCGGCGTGTACGCCCGTATCGATCCCCACAACATCGAGAAGATACGCTGGCCCCATGGGCCAGCCCCACCGCTCCATTACCTTATCTACCTTTTGAAAATCTGCGCCGTCGCGCAAAAGCATTGCAAAACCCGCGAAATACGGGAAAAGCACACGATTTACCAGAAACCCAGGGCAATCTTTAACCACCACTGGCTTTTTGCCCAGCGCGCTGGCGTAGGCCACCGTGATCGCAACTGCAGAATCAGAGGTGTGCGTGCCGCGAATAACCTCAACGAGAGGCATGGCGTGTACAGGATTAAAAAAGTGCATGCCACAAAAATTCTGTGGCCGCTGCAAGGGCTCAGCGAGAAAATCGATGGAGATTGTCGAGGTGTTTGAGCAAAGTACGGCAGTGTCCGGGAGGTGTTTTTCTACTTCCGTGAGCACCGCGTGCTTGATATTCGGATTCTCAACAACGGCTTCGACGACAATATCGACCGCGCCAAACCCTTCGTAGCTCAGAGTAGGTTGAATTCTGTTGAGGACTTCGGCCATTTTTGCGGTGTCGATACGGCCACGTGTAACCTGTTTATTCAACAGCTTCGCCGCCTCTGCCATACCGAGATCCAAACCCTGGGTGGCGATATCTTTCATTACTACGGGTGTGCCTTTATACGCACTTTGGTAGGCTATGCCGCCCCCCATGATACCTGCGCCAAGCACCGCCGCTTTTTTTACCTCGCCCGGCGCAGACTTAATGAACGACTTGGCTTTTTTGCCAAGAAGCTGATCGTTTAGAAACAGACCAACGAGGCTCTCAGCGACCGGCCCTTGAGCGAGTTCGGCGAACAGCTCCGTCTCTACCGCCAGGGCCGCGTCACGCTCCAGTTTGGCGGCGTTTTGCATTGACTGAACTGCAGCCACCGGCGCTGGGTAATGGCGGCCCGCCTGCCCTTTGATAAACATCTTGGCGCCTTCAAACGCGAGCAGACCTTCCGTGTCGTTAATCCGCAAGGGAGACTTCTTCTGGTGGCGTCGGGGAAGATAAGGCAATGAACCCGCGATGGCATCGCGCAACACTTTCAGTGCAGCGTCGCGCAGTTTTTCCGGCGCGACCACGCCATCGGCAACGCCCGCCTGCAACGCTGCCTCCGGCCGCTGATCCTTGCCAGAAGCAATCCAGTCAATAGCAACATCGAGTCCTGCGAGGCGTGGTAGGCGGACCGTTCCACCCCACCCGGGAATAATACCGAGCTTGGTTTCCGGCAGTCCGATTTTAGCTTTGTGACTTAAAATTCGGAAATCGCAAGCGAGACTGATCTCCATACCGCCACCCAGGCAGTAGCCATTGATCGCCACAACAGTCGGCACAGGAAGATCTTCCAAGCGGGAAAACAGCGCATTGGTTTTGCCGTTGTACGCCTTTACTGCATCGGTGCCGCCGGCAAACACCTTGCCGAACTCATTGATATCCGCACCGACAATAAACACCTCTTTGGCACTGCTGAAAAGCAAGCCTGATAAACCTGAATGACTCTCCAATATATCCAGCGCATCGCCCAGTTCGGCCATAGCGTGCATACTAAATTTGTTAACCGACTCACCCTCTAGATCGAACTGTAGTTCCACAATTCCATCGTCCAGGGGGATCAACTTGAACGCCTTACCATCGAAAATCATGCTCACCTCGAACAGGTAGTTGCTGCAGTGCCATACCTTAATTTCGCCGGTAGCACCGTGCAGTGAAAAATTCGCTTGAAACGTCTGTCGTAAACGATCATAGCACCCCCACCGGCAGGTTGCCGGGGAGTGTGCGAGGGCCTGTTGACACTAATTCGATTCATTCTGTTGCGGCTAAAATTTCGCTATCAAGTGATGCGGCACCCCGACGTTTGGAGTGCAGATTGTTCGGCATAGCCCTATGCCTCACCCCTGCGGGGTTACACGCTAAAACGCTCCCGGCGTTTTAGTGGGTGTTCCAAATGAGCGACAAACAACGCGGGAGCGGGATTTTAGCCGCAACCCGCAGGGCTGGGCAGACTGATTGGCCAGACTGTGTGAGCGATGGAGTGAAAAGTGGAAGCCTTCGCCGATACCCAACTGATATTCGTTGCCGTCAAGGCGCAGTACCAATTCTCCTTCGACAACAATACCGCCGACGAATCCCTTGCGGATCATCCATTCGGTCGAGATCTGGCTGCCGGGGCTGTATGTCTGACGCGAGAGGTAAACCCCGTCATGCCCCGCCTCCGGCAATGGCATAATGAGATTTTCGGTGCCATCTTTGCGAATTGAGAGAAAGTCCGCTGCCCGGTAGATGGGCGGCAAAATCTCCAATGTATCCGAAAAAAACTCCTGCAGTGTCATAGGGATTGCAGAAAGCACTTTTTCTAGAGAGGCAACCGACGGGCTCACCTTGCCCTGCTCGATCATTGACAGCGTACTATTGGTTACCTCTGCACGACGTGCCAACTCCCGCTGGGAAAGTCCGTGCTGCTTGCGCACCGCCTGCAGCCGCTCGCCCAATCGATTGTTGGCGGATAACGCCGTTTGCTCCGACAACACTGCTTGCGGAGATTGCTCTTCCATGATGGCTCCTTAAAAGTCATACCCCTCGTTATCTCCCAAGCTGACGGGATTAGCGAATCCGGGTAGTATTATTTCGGTACTGCTGATCGAGATTTCCTCTTCATCGATCACCCGAGTCCCGAACTCGTATATCGGGCGTAAATCACCTTTGTCGGCCGCGGCTAAATAACGTGCGGCATCGTCTCGGCTCTGCACCTGTTTATCCTGAAAAGTGGTCCATTGACGACCGGGATAATGGCGCTCAAGATAGCGATTAACAACAGTCGGTGACAGCACTGTGGCAGTCGCATTGTTGCCACCAAAACCTTTCGAGTTCAGGAACGCAACATCGATGTTACCGCATCCAAGGTCAATATCCTGGTTGGAGATGTGTAGCCGCGCTCCGCAAACGTCGTCTGCTACACCGTCAATAGTTTTGATGCCGGGCACCACGCCCTGCGCGAAGGCACCGAGCGTGGCCGCCATTTGATCGCCACTGGCGGGGCCTAGGGAATGCCCAAGGTATGACTTCACCGCTGCAACAGGCCAATGTTCAATGCTGAATGCTCGTGCGACCTGATCGAATATTTTGGATTCGGTAGTGCGGTTGTGCGGTGTACTGGAGCCGTGCGCCTGCACGAAACTCCGCTGTTGTACCGCTTCGTCACCCAACAGCGCGCGCGCCAGACCCACCGCTTTTGCCATAGTCAGGTAATTACCTGCACCCGGCGCAGAAATAGACTTTTTAAACCCGTCAGCATTGATATAAACGCCGGGAACCGCGCCAAATACTTGCGCGCCTAGTTGCACTGCCAGGTCATCAGCCATCAACACCACATACTGAGCCGACTCCGCAAGAGTAAAGCCACAGTTTTCGCCAAAGGGACGGCTGGCCCGGCGAAAATCAGGGCTTGCACCGACAGTAAGGCCATCCAATTTGCACAAATCGGCATCGGTCGCGAGCGCACTCATTGCGGCATAACCGTCGATAATTTCTGGAATAATAGGCGCTTCAGCAGAACCCACAACCACAACCTTGCGACGACCTGATTTTATTTCAGCTACGCCCTGGTTAAGGTTGTATAGAAAAGTGGCACAGGCACCCGTCATACCGCCAGTGATACCCACGCTACCCAGAACGTACGCGTTGATAAAATCTGCTGGCATGGTATTTAACCCAAGAGCCAGCTGCTTCGACGTCACCCGGCTTGCAAGTGCGCGCGACTGCATCATCCCGCCCAAACCAGTATTGTCCAACTGGCTCATCACACTACTGCTGTATACACCAATCTCATCCGGTGCAACTGCCGAAACAATACGCTGCCAATCGATGCCCATCGATTGCACCGCGTCGCTGGCCGCCAAAATGGCGAGCTGCAAGCCACGGGGATGATGCTGTGAACGATAGTGAGAACCAGGATCGAACCCCGTAGGAAGCTGGCCCGCGGACTGAACTGCCATTTTACTGCGGCACTTCAATAACAACGTCTGATCGGAATCGATAGTGATTTTGTAGCGTCGCCCGCCTTCATCGAGCGGGTCTGCGCGCCAGTGCTCGGGGATTGGATGCGGCAGATCGCGACCGGCTATATCAAAACTCACCGGCGACGTGGACTCGGCTTTCAAGGTGATATTTTTACCAATCGCTGTGTTATCCACATCAAAAAATGACGATTCAATTCTTCGGATCAGGGTTCCGTCCAACACCGATTGAGGGTCTAAGCGCGGGTTCCCCATCAAGTGGGCAAGCGAGTCCAGTGTTGCGGCTTTATCGGCAGCTGAAAGGCTCTCTAAAATCATCCGTTGGTACGCCTGGTGGCCGGAGCTTCTTCCGGCGGCGTTATATCCACCAAATCCAACAATAAGAGGTAACGGAGTAGGCATAAAAAAAGGCTCGAAAATAGCTTCAGGGTTTTTGCGCACAGTGTATTGCCCCGATTCCCCAAACACACAAGCCTTTTCGGACAGCAAATAATGCCATTTCGGCCACACAGTCGTACAATTAGTCAAGCTGACCACTAATTCGACTGAGCCCCGCCAATGCTCCAAATCTGCTTCCTGCTCTACCCCAATATGCTGGCAACCAGCACGACTTTACCCATGGAGCTGCTGGCGTCAGCCACCGCCCTGGCAAAGACACAACACCCGCGCAAGCACGACCGCATGCAGATAACGCTGGCATCGTTGGATGGCAAAGCGGTGGTGACCCACACAGGAATTACACTGACACCCGATTGCCAGCTCGATGCGGTGCCACCCCCGGATATCGTCTACCTGCCAGCACTCTGGCGAAACCCTGAGCCGGTTATCGCGACACAACGCGCACTACTCCCGTGGCTGCAGCGCGAGCAGCAGCGAGGCTCTTCTCTCGCAGGGGTAGGAACCGGCTGCTGGTTTCTCGCTGAAGCCGGATTGTTAGACGGTAAAGCCGCGACAACTCACTGGTACTACTTCGAGCGGTTTCAGGCACGCTACCCAAAGGTGCAGCTAAAGCGAAGTAATTTTATTACTCAGGCAGGTAATATATTTTGTGCAGGCAGCGTCAACTCGCTGGCCGATCTGACTGTCTATTTTATTCAGCAACATTTCGGGCAGTCCGTCGCTCACCATGTGGAACGACATTTTTTTCACGAAATACGGCGATTGTATGAAACCTCGCATGCAGGCGACCAAATAGCCAAAATGCATCCGGATGAAGTCATTGTGCAGGCGGTCCACTGGCTGACCGAAAATTATCACAACGATGTCAATGTGAGTGAACTCGCCGCGCAATTTGATATGAGCGTGCGCACCTTCAACCGACGGTTCAAAATGGCCACAGATACCACACCTCTCAGCTATTTACAGGATCTTCGTGTAAAAAACGCGCAAGAACTTTTGAAGAGCACCAATCTGAATCTATCGGAAATCATGTTTCGGGTTGGCTATCAGGACATCGCCCACTTCACTCGCCTGTTCAAGCGAATATTGGGGCTCACTCCCACCCAGTACCGGGTGACGGTGAGAGCAAAACTTTTTTCCGCAGATTAATTGTTCGAGCACCTTTGTTCCCGAGCGAGGTTGCCAGGGCCAGGGCTTGCGTTCGCGGCCGCGCGGAATTATTTGAGCAGGAATGCACTGAGCGATTAAAGCGCCGCGCAAGTGTTTAGGAACCTTTAATAAAAACAAATGCGTCCGCTGCGAAAAATACCAGTGTTGCATTCCAACGCGAAGCAACCCACTGCAGGGTTTCGCGAGAAAAGAAAGCGATGTGTGTAGGGTCGTTTTTGTAATGCCAGTTTGCAAACGCCTGCTGGCTCATTACCAGCTTGGACATAGCAGCAAAATGGCCGCCTGGTTTAACGCACTGCCAAACCTGTGCTAAAGATAGCGCTGGATGACGAAAATGCTCTACAACTTCGGTCGCGATAACAAAATCGAATTGCTCGTTTAAAAATAACGGATTGTTCGCGTAAATCGGATCGTAGTTTTTTACATTGAATCCGCTGGTTCGCATTATCGAACCTACAGCGGGACCCGGTCCACAACCAAAATCCAAACCGCGGGCCCCCTCCTGCAAATGCGCTTGCAGAGGCGTTACCAGACGACTTAGAAAATTTACATAGCCCGCATCGAGAGGATCGTTTTCGTGCTTGTCGTACTCCGCTCGCTCATCGGCATGACTCAGATGAAACATCTCAGGCACGAAAACCAGCCAGCAATTAAAGCAACGCCGGTAGTGTCGCCGAGAATCCCGATGAAAGACGACGCTGGAGTTGGAGAAACAGAGGGGACATTTATTCATAAAAAAACCGGAGCCTCATGGGCCCCGGTTCCGTGATTAGTGCGAGAAATTATTCAGCTTACGCCACTTTGTGTTGCGTCTGTTGGTTATGGCTCGGCTCAATCACTGTTTCTGATTGGCTACCAGTAGTTTGCTGATCTAGCACTTCTTGCGTTCTATTGCCGGAAATCGATATGGTACGCGGCTTCATCGCGTCGGGTATTTCGCGCACCAACTCGACATGAAGCAAACCGTTTTCCAGAGACGCTCCGGTAACAATCACATAATCCGCCAGCTGAAAGCGGCGCTCAAAATTTCGCGCGGCAATTCCCTGGTGCAGGAATTTTCTTTCTGCCTGCCCGTTAGTGGATTTTTTTCCGGTCACAGACAAGGTATTTTCTTTCGTCTCAATCGACAGCTCTTGCTCGGAAAATCCGGCCACGGCCATCGAAATTCGGTATTTGTCTTCACCAGTCAATTCAATATTGTACGGTGGATAACTTGGTTGACTCTGTTCAGATCGGGAAATCGCATCCAGCATATTTGCCATGCGGTCAAAACCAATCGCAGAACGGTAAAGGGGGGTAAAATCGATGTTACGCATAATTCTATCCTCATAATTGAGCAATATTTTGGGTAGCCCATCCATAGATCGGGCAAATGTCAGCGAGGCACGCAAGTGTCGTTTTTACTATCGAAACCCAAGACACACCTGATAAGGCTCAGCGTGTGGATTTTCCGGTTAAAACAAGTTCCGACTAAAACAAGCTCCGAGTAGAACAAGTTCCGAGTAAAACAAGTTCCGAACAAAAACAAGTTCCGAATAAAACAACAGAGGTACTCGCTCGTTTTGGTTAGAGCCGCATATGTGCCTGCTCTGATAACCAATGTAGGGGCCAGTTTCCGCGCTTCAAGTGTGATCAAGAAAAAATTTTAATTTAATACTGACTTTAACGCAGTCTCCAGCCTGGCATATTCAAACTCGAAGCCGGCAGCCAATACACGCCCTGGCGTAACATACTGCCCTCCAATAAGTAGTTCCTCCGCCATCTGCCCATAAACCAGGCGCAATACCGTTGCAGGCGTTGGCAAGCAGGCAGGTCGCCCCAACTGGCGACCGAGTTCGCGAGCAAACACACGTTGCGAAACAGGGTAAGGCGTGGTGCAATTAACTGCACCAGCGTATTCGGGGTTAACAAGCGCCGTCATAAACAGCCGGCAAAGATCGTCGATATGTACCCAGGACATACCCTGCTTCCCATGCCCAATGGGGCCACCTAATCCCAGCTTAAACAGGGGTAGCAATTTGGCGAGTACACCCCCATCGCCAAGCACAACACCGATCCGCATCAAGCAAACACGCGTGCCCAGCCTGGAGAATCCCATCGCCGCCGTTTCCCAGCTAGCGCATAAATCAGCGGCGAAGCC comes from Teredinibacter turnerae and encodes:
- the tig gene encoding trigger factor, whose product is MQVSIETTSGLERRLTVGIPAEIIDQEVEKRLKQAAKTVRINGFRKGKVPFKVVKQRFGEGVRQEVLGDTIQRSFYDAVRQESVRPAGQPSIEPKQMDEGKDVEYIATFEVYPEVELKELDNIEITRYDAEITDADIDKMVETLQKGQSTWEPVKRKSKKGDKVTIDFLGKIDGEAFDGGEAKGHQLELGSGSMIPGFEKGITGMKAGETQPINVTFPDDYHVEDLRSKDAEFEITVHEVLGEKLPKLDEEFYAKFGVTEGGEEKFREEVKSNMEREKQRAIKAKVKEQVMNALLESNSVDLPAALVQSEIGAMRQQMVQQYGQSAQNLDLEALLPDDMFKAQAERRTALALIVSEVVKKYEVKADKDIVRSLIEEAASTYEDPQEVINYYYSNEQLLANVEAAALEEKVVELLLEKATVTDATVSYDEVIKPQEAQAEDA
- the fadA gene encoding acetyl-CoA C-acyltransferase FadA; protein product: MNLQARDVVIVDYARSPMGRSKNGCFRFLRADDMSAQLVRTLITRNDALDPNEIDDLLWGCVMQRGEQGFNLGRNVGLLAGLPHTVPGQTVNRLCGSSMSALHTAAANIMAGLGDAYVVGGVEHMGHIDMNDGVDINPAMGHTVAKAAGSMGMTAEFLALLHGISREQMDAFGARSHQRAAAATAAGKFKREIVPMRGHDADGTPYTVVDDETIRADTTAEVLATLKPVFNPKGGTVTAGTSSQITDGASGMLVMSAEKAQALGMAPIAKIRAMTLAGVDPSIMGYGPVPSTQKALKQLGLSIGDIDAIELNEAFAAQSLPVLKDLDLLEAMDDKVNLYGGAIALGHPFGCSGTRITGTLLSVMQEEDKSLGIATMCIGLGQGITTVLERV
- the fadB gene encoding fatty acid oxidation complex subunit alpha FadB, yielding MIFDGKAFKLIPLDDGIVELQFDLEGESVNKFSMHAMAELGDALDILESHSGLSGLLFSSAKEVFIVGADINEFGKVFAGGTDAVKAYNGKTNALFSRLEDLPVPTVVAINGYCLGGGMEISLACDFRILSHKAKIGLPETKLGIIPGWGGTVRLPRLAGLDVAIDWIASGKDQRPEAALQAGVADGVVAPEKLRDAALKVLRDAIAGSLPYLPRRHQKKSPLRINDTEGLLAFEGAKMFIKGQAGRHYPAPVAAVQSMQNAAKLERDAALAVETELFAELAQGPVAESLVGLFLNDQLLGKKAKSFIKSAPGEVKKAAVLGAGIMGGGIAYQSAYKGTPVVMKDIATQGLDLGMAEAAKLLNKQVTRGRIDTAKMAEVLNRIQPTLSYEGFGAVDIVVEAVVENPNIKHAVLTEVEKHLPDTAVLCSNTSTISIDFLAEPLQRPQNFCGMHFFNPVHAMPLVEVIRGTHTSDSAVAITVAYASALGKKPVVVKDCPGFLVNRVLFPYFAGFAMLLRDGADFQKVDKVMERWGWPMGPAYLLDVVGIDTGVHAESVMAEGFPDRMGKSFKAASDILFEAGRLGQKNEKGFYNYAPDKKGKPQKVLTDESYELLKPHCAALRDFSDEEIIARMMIPMVTEMARCLEEGIVASVAEADMALVYGLGFPPFRGGVFRWVDQTGANAIAEMASSCEALGPLYQLTPGLQKTVETGQTYYPKAEV
- a CDS encoding helix-turn-helix domain-containing protein, with the translated sequence MEEQSPQAVLSEQTALSANNRLGERLQAVRKQHGLSQRELARRAEVTNSTLSMIEQGKVSPSVASLEKVLSAIPMTLQEFFSDTLEILPPIYRAADFLSIRKDGTENLIMPLPEAGHDGVYLSRQTYSPGSQISTEWMIRKGFVGGIVVEGELVLRLDGNEYQLGIGEGFHFSLHRSHSLANQSAQPCGLRLKSRSRVVCRSFGTPTKTPGAF
- a CDS encoding beta-ketoacyl synthase, coding for MFGESGQYTVRKNPEAIFEPFFMPTPLPLIVGFGGYNAAGRSSGHQAYQRMILESLSAADKAATLDSLAHLMGNPRLDPQSVLDGTLIRRIESSFFDVDNTAIGKNITLKAESTSPVSFDIAGRDLPHPIPEHWRADPLDEGGRRYKITIDSDQTLLLKCRSKMAVQSAGQLPTGFDPGSHYRSQHHPRGLQLAILAASDAVQSMGIDWQRIVSAVAPDEIGVYSSSVMSQLDNTGLGGMMQSRALASRVTSKQLALGLNTMPADFINAYVLGSVGITGGMTGACATFLYNLNQGVAEIKSGRRKVVVVGSAEAPIIPEIIDGYAAMSALATDADLCKLDGLTVGASPDFRRASRPFGENCGFTLAESAQYVVLMADDLAVQLGAQVFGAVPGVYINADGFKKSISAPGAGNYLTMAKAVGLARALLGDEAVQQRSFVQAHGSSTPHNRTTESKIFDQVARAFSIEHWPVAAVKSYLGHSLGPASGDQMAATLGAFAQGVVPGIKTIDGVADDVCGARLHISNQDIDLGCGNIDVAFLNSKGFGGNNATATVLSPTVVNRYLERHYPGRQWTTFQDKQVQSRDDAARYLAAADKGDLRPIYEFGTRVIDEEEISISSTEIILPGFANPVSLGDNEGYDF
- a CDS encoding GlxA family transcriptional regulator, with amino-acid sequence MLQICFLLYPNMLATSTTLPMELLASATALAKTQHPRKHDRMQITLASLDGKAVVTHTGITLTPDCQLDAVPPPDIVYLPALWRNPEPVIATQRALLPWLQREQQRGSSLAGVGTGCWFLAEAGLLDGKAATTHWYYFERFQARYPKVQLKRSNFITQAGNIFCAGSVNSLADLTVYFIQQHFGQSVAHHVERHFFHEIRRLYETSHAGDQIAKMHPDEVIVQAVHWLTENYHNDVNVSELAAQFDMSVRTFNRRFKMATDTTPLSYLQDLRVKNAQELLKSTNLNLSEIMFRVGYQDIAHFTRLFKRILGLTPTQYRVTVRAKLFSAD
- a CDS encoding class I SAM-dependent methyltransferase, whose translation is MNKCPLCFSNSSVVFHRDSRRHYRRCFNCWLVFVPEMFHLSHADERAEYDKHENDPLDAGYVNFLSRLVTPLQAHLQEGARGLDFGCGPGPAVGSIMRTSGFNVKNYDPIYANNPLFLNEQFDFVIATEVVEHFRHPALSLAQVWQCVKPGGHFAAMSKLVMSQQAFANWHYKNDPTHIAFFSRETLQWVASRWNATLVFFAADAFVFIKGS
- a CDS encoding Hsp20 family protein; the encoded protein is MRNIDFTPLYRSAIGFDRMANMLDAISRSEQSQPSYPPYNIELTGEDKYRISMAVAGFSEQELSIETKENTLSVTGKKSTNGQAERKFLHQGIAARNFERRFQLADYVIVTGASLENGLLHVELVREIPDAMKPRTISISGNRTQEVLDQQTTGSQSETVIEPSHNQQTQHKVA
- a CDS encoding TIGR01777 family oxidoreductase; this encodes MLPQTIYITGGTGFVGRALCAYLLKNATEIAGSEASGLTLYVQTRQPEHHRHRTIKFVKNYQQLPEGIAPDAIINLAGAPIADERWSEKRKQILLDSRVAATETLLASVEKAGHTPNTLLNASAIGFYGPDTIGEIDENAGRGEGFAADLCASWETAAMGFSRLGTRVCLMRIGVVLGDGGVLAKLLPLFKLGLGGPIGHGKQGMSWVHIDDLCRLFMTALVNPEYAGAVNCTTPYPVSQRVFARELGRQLGRPACLPTPATVLRLVYGQMAEELLIGGQYVTPGRVLAAGFEFEYARLETALKSVLN